Proteins encoded in a region of the Podarcis muralis chromosome 6, rPodMur119.hap1.1, whole genome shotgun sequence genome:
- the LOC114596851 gene encoding protein mono-ADP-ribosyltransferase PARP12-like isoform X2, translated as MSDPAVSGFLTKLLCAQGGRLERAALGQQLELPEEQLRQILEEAGQERFLVRAEGPATWVLAVSPLRLCVRKECPGCPQLHLCKLNLKGRCRARACKYSHEVFSEANRKVLKAHELSGLNENELRVLLLQNDHFLWPDVCNFYNKGDGNCAQQDNCTKLHICRYFLRGECRFPKCKRSHNLLQPNALKLLLEGGVDDQVAWNIQTICEHKTAVLSRELGPRKGNFARPTSSGEKSSAGNPREARLEQGSSIPNLMDLNLGPDQGVKATPCTKPPQNAEKEKSDEICLFYVWRFCKNKTNCNMIHYDMPYRWQVQTANGWKDLPRREEIEKAYSDPSITSISDPEYIDFSTMTTSMSRVRRLSTPSSVTKPLKFVMTTKWLWYWKNDLGQWTEYGTQGGQLQESSLGSDDLENLFLAGPEGSVQFKAGSQQYEISFKDMKQRNLQYQTQREVRRRPKFVSSEDVKTKKGQKEQMKKKNGGKAVDERLLFHGTNPSSLEAICSDNFDWRICGTNGTAYGKGSYFARDASYSHHYCPRDTTVKAMFVAQVLVGDFVVGNAAYTRPPEKSSGMINCYDSCVNDVADPSIFVIFEKPQIYPAYLICYREDRPSGYVTIARGTTSGRSNTRVHLQQQHQWVPSSLPAATNYVPPVSVSTATATARAATSTFTPTYLPRQMAANNNKEEEKKCVIS; from the exons ATGTCGGACCCGGCCGTGTCCGGCTTCCTGACCAAGCTGCTGTGCGCGCAGGGGGGCCGCCTGGAGCGCGCCGCGCTGGGGCAGCAGCTGGAGCTCCCCGAGGAGCAGCTGCGCCAGATCCTGGAGGAGGCGGGCCAGGAGAGGTTTCTGGTGCGCGCGGAAGGGCCCGCCACTTGGGTGCTGGCCGTCTCCCCGCTGCGCCTCTGCGTGCGCAAAGAGTGTCCCGGCTGCCCGCAGCTCCACCTCTGCAAGCTCAACCTCAAGGGCCGCTGCCGAGCCAG GGCATGCAAGTATTCTCATGAAGTTTTTTCAGAGGCCAACCGAAAAGTCCTGAAGGCTCATGAACTTTCTGGGCTCAATGAGAATGAACTGCgtgttctcctcctccaaaatGATCATTTTCTCTGGCCTGAC GTATGCAATTTCTACAATAAAGGGGATGGGAATTGTGCCCAGCAAGATAATTGCACAAAGCTTCACATTTGCCGGTATTTCCTGAGAGGGGAATGTAGATTTCCTAAGTGCAAGAGGTCTCACAACCTTTTGCAACCAAATGCTCTGAAGCTGTTGCTCGAAGGAGGAGTGGATGATCAAGTGGCCTGGAACATCCAGACAATCTGCGAACACAAAACTGCTGTGCTGTCCAGAGAACTGGGTCCTCGCAAGG GTAATTTTGCAAGACCTACATCAAGTGGAGAAAAATCAAGTGCAGGAAATCCGAGAGAAGCCAGACTTGAGCAAGGATCTAGTATACCTAATCTCATGGACCTCAACCTCGGCCCTGACCAAG GTGTCAAAGCCACTCCTTGTACTAAACCACCTCAGAatgcagagaaggagaaaagtgaTGAGATATGTCTTTTCTATGTCTGGCGGTTCTGCAAAAATAAAA CTAACTGTAACATGATTCATTACGATATGCCTTATCGATGGCAGGTACAGACTGCAAATGGTTGGAAGGATTTGCCCCGAAGAGAGGAAATAGAAAAAGCTTATTCTGACCCAAGTATTACCAG TATTTCAGATCCAGAATACATCGATTTCAGCACCATGACCACTTCTATGTCCCGTGTTCGACGTCTGTCCACCCCATCATCTGTCACCAAACCTCTTAAGTTTGTAATGACGACAAAGTGGCTTTGGTACTGGAAGAATGACCTGGGCCAGTGGACTGAATATGGGACACAG GGTGGACAACTCCAGGAATCCAGTCTAGGTTCTGATGATCTGGAGAATTTATTTCTAGCAGGTCCAGAGGGCAGTGTCCAGTTCAAAGCTGGCTCCCAGCAATACGAGATCAGCTTTAAAG ATATGAAACAGAGAAACTTGCAGTATCAAACCCAGAGAGAGGTTCGGAGACGCCCCAAGTTTGTTTCCTCTGAAGATGTAAAGACAAAGAAGGG GCAAAAAGAacagatgaagaagaaaaatggaggAAAGGCAGTGGATGAGAGACTTCTGTTCCATGGGACTAATCCTTCTAGCTTGGAGGCCATCTGCAGTGACAACTTTGATTGGAGAATCTGTGGAACCAATGGAACAGCCTATGGAAAAG GAAGCTACTTTGCCAGAGATGCATCCTATTCCCACCACTACTGTCCACGTGACACAACGGTGAAGGCAATGTTTGTGGCTCAGGTCCTGGTTGGTGATTTTGTTGTGGGGAATGCAGCGTATACTCGTCCCCCAGAAAAATCCAGTGGCATGATCAACTGTTATGACAGCTGCGTGAATGATGTGGCAGACCCATCAATTTTTGTCATATTTGAGAAGCCTCAGATTTATCCTGCATATCTGATCTGTTATCGTGAAGACAGACCGTCAGGTTATGTCACCATAGCAAGAGGAACGACCTCCGGGAGGAGCAACACCcgggtgcatctgcagcagcagcaccagtgggTGCCTTCATCTCTGCCAGCTGCGACAAATTATGTCCCTCCTGTATCggtttccacagccacagccacagcacGCGCTGCAACTTCCACTTTCACTCCCACCTACCTCCCGAGACAGATggctgccaacaacaacaaagaagaagaaaagaaatgtgtTATATCATAG
- the LOC114596851 gene encoding protein mono-ADP-ribosyltransferase PARP12-like isoform X1, with translation MSDPAVSGFLTKLLCAQGGRLERAALGQQLELPEEQLRQILEEAGQERFLVRAEGPATWVLAVSPLRLCVRKECPGCPQLHLCKLNLKGRCRARACKYSHEVFSEANRKVLKAHELSGLNENELRVLLLQNDHFLWPDVCNFYNKGDGNCAQQDNCTKLHICRYFLRGECRFPKCKRSHNLLQPNALKLLLEGGVDDQVAWNIQTICEHKTAVLSRELGPRKGNFARPTSSGEKSSAGNPREARLEQGSSIPNLMDLNLGPDQGVKATPCTKPPQNAEKEKSDEICLFYVWRFCKNKTNCNMIHYDMPYRWQVQTANGWKDLPRREEIEKAYSDPSITSISDPEYIDFSTMTTSMSRVRRLSTPSSVTKPLKFVMTTKWLWYWKNDLGQWTEYGTQGGQLQESSLGSDDLENLFLAGPEGSVQFKAGSQQYEISFKDMKQRNLQYQTQREVRRRPKFVSSEDVKTKKGHTNQAPASTPFTDYPNTWDKSALPAIGYKAVEVIKTSPEYTKIETLFQKTMSNYAIDKLKRIQNPSLWQIFQWQKEQMKKKNGGKAVDERLLFHGTNPSSLEAICSDNFDWRICGTNGTAYGKGSYFARDASYSHHYCPRDTTVKAMFVAQVLVGDFVVGNAAYTRPPEKSSGMINCYDSCVNDVADPSIFVIFEKPQIYPAYLICYREDRPSGYVTIARGTTSGRSNTRVHLQQQHQWVPSSLPAATNYVPPVSVSTATATARAATSTFTPTYLPRQMAANNNKEEEKKCVIS, from the exons ATGTCGGACCCGGCCGTGTCCGGCTTCCTGACCAAGCTGCTGTGCGCGCAGGGGGGCCGCCTGGAGCGCGCCGCGCTGGGGCAGCAGCTGGAGCTCCCCGAGGAGCAGCTGCGCCAGATCCTGGAGGAGGCGGGCCAGGAGAGGTTTCTGGTGCGCGCGGAAGGGCCCGCCACTTGGGTGCTGGCCGTCTCCCCGCTGCGCCTCTGCGTGCGCAAAGAGTGTCCCGGCTGCCCGCAGCTCCACCTCTGCAAGCTCAACCTCAAGGGCCGCTGCCGAGCCAG GGCATGCAAGTATTCTCATGAAGTTTTTTCAGAGGCCAACCGAAAAGTCCTGAAGGCTCATGAACTTTCTGGGCTCAATGAGAATGAACTGCgtgttctcctcctccaaaatGATCATTTTCTCTGGCCTGAC GTATGCAATTTCTACAATAAAGGGGATGGGAATTGTGCCCAGCAAGATAATTGCACAAAGCTTCACATTTGCCGGTATTTCCTGAGAGGGGAATGTAGATTTCCTAAGTGCAAGAGGTCTCACAACCTTTTGCAACCAAATGCTCTGAAGCTGTTGCTCGAAGGAGGAGTGGATGATCAAGTGGCCTGGAACATCCAGACAATCTGCGAACACAAAACTGCTGTGCTGTCCAGAGAACTGGGTCCTCGCAAGG GTAATTTTGCAAGACCTACATCAAGTGGAGAAAAATCAAGTGCAGGAAATCCGAGAGAAGCCAGACTTGAGCAAGGATCTAGTATACCTAATCTCATGGACCTCAACCTCGGCCCTGACCAAG GTGTCAAAGCCACTCCTTGTACTAAACCACCTCAGAatgcagagaaggagaaaagtgaTGAGATATGTCTTTTCTATGTCTGGCGGTTCTGCAAAAATAAAA CTAACTGTAACATGATTCATTACGATATGCCTTATCGATGGCAGGTACAGACTGCAAATGGTTGGAAGGATTTGCCCCGAAGAGAGGAAATAGAAAAAGCTTATTCTGACCCAAGTATTACCAG TATTTCAGATCCAGAATACATCGATTTCAGCACCATGACCACTTCTATGTCCCGTGTTCGACGTCTGTCCACCCCATCATCTGTCACCAAACCTCTTAAGTTTGTAATGACGACAAAGTGGCTTTGGTACTGGAAGAATGACCTGGGCCAGTGGACTGAATATGGGACACAG GGTGGACAACTCCAGGAATCCAGTCTAGGTTCTGATGATCTGGAGAATTTATTTCTAGCAGGTCCAGAGGGCAGTGTCCAGTTCAAAGCTGGCTCCCAGCAATACGAGATCAGCTTTAAAG ATATGAAACAGAGAAACTTGCAGTATCAAACCCAGAGAGAGGTTCGGAGACGCCCCAAGTTTGTTTCCTCTGAAGATGTAAAGACAAAGAAGGG cCACACAAATCAGGCTCCAGCGTCCACTCCATTCACAGACTATCCAAACACCTGGGATAAATCAGCACTACCTGCAATTGGGTACAAG GCTGTTGAAGTCATCAAGACGTCTCCTGAGTATACTAAGATTGAGACTCTTTTTCAAAAGACAATGAGCAATTATGCCATCGATAAACTAAAAAGAATTCAGAATCCGTCACTTTGGCAAATCTTCCAATG GCAAAAAGAacagatgaagaagaaaaatggaggAAAGGCAGTGGATGAGAGACTTCTGTTCCATGGGACTAATCCTTCTAGCTTGGAGGCCATCTGCAGTGACAACTTTGATTGGAGAATCTGTGGAACCAATGGAACAGCCTATGGAAAAG GAAGCTACTTTGCCAGAGATGCATCCTATTCCCACCACTACTGTCCACGTGACACAACGGTGAAGGCAATGTTTGTGGCTCAGGTCCTGGTTGGTGATTTTGTTGTGGGGAATGCAGCGTATACTCGTCCCCCAGAAAAATCCAGTGGCATGATCAACTGTTATGACAGCTGCGTGAATGATGTGGCAGACCCATCAATTTTTGTCATATTTGAGAAGCCTCAGATTTATCCTGCATATCTGATCTGTTATCGTGAAGACAGACCGTCAGGTTATGTCACCATAGCAAGAGGAACGACCTCCGGGAGGAGCAACACCcgggtgcatctgcagcagcagcaccagtgggTGCCTTCATCTCTGCCAGCTGCGACAAATTATGTCCCTCCTGTATCggtttccacagccacagccacagcacGCGCTGCAACTTCCACTTTCACTCCCACCTACCTCCCGAGACAGATggctgccaacaacaacaaagaagaagaaaagaaatgtgtTATATCATAG
- the LOC114596851 gene encoding protein mono-ADP-ribosyltransferase PARP12-like isoform X3, translating into MSDAVVCSFITKILCSKGGGLGFSELPSLSGLPEHQLEEIMQDAGKEKFLVVPRDSLRQVLAVSPVRLCRRDSCGGCENLHICKNYTKGRCFRPACGRWACKYSHEVFSEANRKVLKAHELSGLNENELRVLLLQNDHFLWPDVCNFYNKGDGNCAQQDNCTKLHICRYFLRGECRFPKCKRSHNLLQPNALKLLLEGGVDDQVAWNIQTICEHKTAVLSRELGPRKGNFARPTSSGEKSSAGNPREARLEQGSSIPNLMDLNLGPDQGVKATPCTKPPQNAEKEKSDEICLFYVWRFCKNKTNCNMIHYDMPYRWQVQTANGWKDLPRREEIEKAYSDPSITSISDPEYIDFSTMTTSMSRVRRLSTPSSVTKPLKFVMTTKWLWYWKNDLGQWTEYGTQGGQLQESSLGSDDLENLFLAGPEGSVQFKAGSQQYEISFKDMKQRNLQYQTQREVRRRPKFVSSEDVKTKKGHTNQAPASTPFTDYPNTWDKSALPAIGYKAVEVIKTSPEYTKIETLFQKTMSNYAIDKLKRIQNPSLWQIFQWQKEQMKKKNGGKAVDERLLFHGTNPSSLEAICSDNFDWRICGTNGTAYGKGSYFARDASYSHHYCPRDTTVKAMFVAQVLVGDFVVGNAAYTRPPEKSSGMINCYDSCVNDVADPSIFVIFEKPQIYPAYLICYREDRPSGYVTIARGTTSGRSNTRVHLQQQHQWVPSSLPAATNYVPPVSVSTATATARAATSTFTPTYLPRQMAANNNKEEEKKCVIS; encoded by the exons ATGTCCGACGCTGTTGTGTGCAGTTTCATCACAAAGATCCTTTGCTCTAAAGGAGGGGGCTTGGGCTTCAGTGAGCTCCCCTCGCTCTCGGGGCTGCCTGAGCACCAGCTAGAGGAGATCATGCAGGATGCAGGGAAGGAAAAGTTTCTGGTTGTCCCCCGGGACTCCTTGCGCCAGGTGCTGGCTGTGTCCCCAGTGCGGCTCTGCCGGAGGGACAGTTGTGGGGGGTGCGAAAACCTCCATATCTGCAAGAACTACACCAAGGGCAGATGCTTCAGGCCGGCTTGTGGCAGATG GGCATGCAAGTATTCTCATGAAGTTTTTTCAGAGGCCAACCGAAAAGTCCTGAAGGCTCATGAACTTTCTGGGCTCAATGAGAATGAACTGCgtgttctcctcctccaaaatGATCATTTTCTCTGGCCTGAC GTATGCAATTTCTACAATAAAGGGGATGGGAATTGTGCCCAGCAAGATAATTGCACAAAGCTTCACATTTGCCGGTATTTCCTGAGAGGGGAATGTAGATTTCCTAAGTGCAAGAGGTCTCACAACCTTTTGCAACCAAATGCTCTGAAGCTGTTGCTCGAAGGAGGAGTGGATGATCAAGTGGCCTGGAACATCCAGACAATCTGCGAACACAAAACTGCTGTGCTGTCCAGAGAACTGGGTCCTCGCAAGG GTAATTTTGCAAGACCTACATCAAGTGGAGAAAAATCAAGTGCAGGAAATCCGAGAGAAGCCAGACTTGAGCAAGGATCTAGTATACCTAATCTCATGGACCTCAACCTCGGCCCTGACCAAG GTGTCAAAGCCACTCCTTGTACTAAACCACCTCAGAatgcagagaaggagaaaagtgaTGAGATATGTCTTTTCTATGTCTGGCGGTTCTGCAAAAATAAAA CTAACTGTAACATGATTCATTACGATATGCCTTATCGATGGCAGGTACAGACTGCAAATGGTTGGAAGGATTTGCCCCGAAGAGAGGAAATAGAAAAAGCTTATTCTGACCCAAGTATTACCAG TATTTCAGATCCAGAATACATCGATTTCAGCACCATGACCACTTCTATGTCCCGTGTTCGACGTCTGTCCACCCCATCATCTGTCACCAAACCTCTTAAGTTTGTAATGACGACAAAGTGGCTTTGGTACTGGAAGAATGACCTGGGCCAGTGGACTGAATATGGGACACAG GGTGGACAACTCCAGGAATCCAGTCTAGGTTCTGATGATCTGGAGAATTTATTTCTAGCAGGTCCAGAGGGCAGTGTCCAGTTCAAAGCTGGCTCCCAGCAATACGAGATCAGCTTTAAAG ATATGAAACAGAGAAACTTGCAGTATCAAACCCAGAGAGAGGTTCGGAGACGCCCCAAGTTTGTTTCCTCTGAAGATGTAAAGACAAAGAAGGG cCACACAAATCAGGCTCCAGCGTCCACTCCATTCACAGACTATCCAAACACCTGGGATAAATCAGCACTACCTGCAATTGGGTACAAG GCTGTTGAAGTCATCAAGACGTCTCCTGAGTATACTAAGATTGAGACTCTTTTTCAAAAGACAATGAGCAATTATGCCATCGATAAACTAAAAAGAATTCAGAATCCGTCACTTTGGCAAATCTTCCAATG GCAAAAAGAacagatgaagaagaaaaatggaggAAAGGCAGTGGATGAGAGACTTCTGTTCCATGGGACTAATCCTTCTAGCTTGGAGGCCATCTGCAGTGACAACTTTGATTGGAGAATCTGTGGAACCAATGGAACAGCCTATGGAAAAG GAAGCTACTTTGCCAGAGATGCATCCTATTCCCACCACTACTGTCCACGTGACACAACGGTGAAGGCAATGTTTGTGGCTCAGGTCCTGGTTGGTGATTTTGTTGTGGGGAATGCAGCGTATACTCGTCCCCCAGAAAAATCCAGTGGCATGATCAACTGTTATGACAGCTGCGTGAATGATGTGGCAGACCCATCAATTTTTGTCATATTTGAGAAGCCTCAGATTTATCCTGCATATCTGATCTGTTATCGTGAAGACAGACCGTCAGGTTATGTCACCATAGCAAGAGGAACGACCTCCGGGAGGAGCAACACCcgggtgcatctgcagcagcagcaccagtgggTGCCTTCATCTCTGCCAGCTGCGACAAATTATGTCCCTCCTGTATCggtttccacagccacagccacagcacGCGCTGCAACTTCCACTTTCACTCCCACCTACCTCCCGAGACAGATggctgccaacaacaacaaagaagaagaaaagaaatgtgtTATATCATAG